The Gammaproteobacteria bacterium genome has a segment encoding these proteins:
- a CDS encoding thiamine pyrophosphate-binding protein, with protein MRGLFKQFVDSEISRREFTLGLAALGFSATAADSLAAQLGGAAMPPPAEGLSVRGTGAEIFAETLRAGGVRNVFGTTATGMSPFFDAITLRPDLRMILAVAESQATSMAHGYELASLQTSALFVPGVAVPSTLNNLYNAWKDRSAIAVFSDGPSSQFPGRDGFEQVDDWIAPTGEFTKWRWQVDKETQISEMTRRAIKVAQTPPGGPVHIRFPNEILAAADVEQIIYPQSRFAVDTRLRPKPELIEAAARALIEAKKPVFCAGGDVTRAGANAEFMELAELLGAWVTQGMSVFGDVPFSHPLFAGFYGLGFPRVVGGQDVFLNVGAAMPDPALITAPVPRTATTIQAGLDLDAIARSQPVDIAIAAGAKETLVALTDAVRGMATPERLRSIAEPRLAAAREAAAKDKAKRLADAREHWDASPMSWERVSAELDAVLEPDAIVVPELDYRMPYFWLNLAPNGRRVIGQTTGFALGWGAGAAIGVKTALPDREVVCLVGDGAFLFGQVESLWTAARYDIPVLIVILNNRSYDNERNRIEALSPLWRNKDTRSLWRDVSGFLGRPDVSFSGLAQSFEIEAATCAAPGELRKALQRAKRALAAGRPFLVEAMIMQLDRNLKRTEQTWFPPISIAAERTRKV; from the coding sequence ATGCGTGGCTTGTTCAAGCAGTTCGTGGACAGTGAGATATCCCGGCGCGAGTTCACGCTCGGCCTGGCGGCGCTCGGCTTCTCGGCGACAGCGGCCGATTCACTTGCGGCGCAGCTGGGTGGCGCGGCCATGCCGCCGCCAGCCGAAGGTCTGAGCGTCAGGGGCACCGGTGCCGAGATCTTCGCCGAGACCCTGCGCGCGGGCGGTGTGCGCAATGTGTTCGGCACCACGGCGACCGGCATGTCGCCATTCTTCGACGCCATCACGCTTCGTCCCGACCTGCGCATGATCCTGGCGGTGGCCGAGTCGCAGGCCACCAGCATGGCCCACGGCTATGAGCTGGCGAGCCTGCAGACCTCGGCGTTGTTCGTTCCCGGGGTGGCGGTGCCGAGCACGCTCAACAATCTCTACAACGCGTGGAAGGATCGGTCTGCCATCGCGGTGTTTTCCGACGGACCGAGCAGCCAGTTCCCGGGCCGCGACGGTTTCGAGCAGGTGGATGACTGGATTGCGCCGACCGGGGAGTTCACCAAGTGGCGCTGGCAGGTGGACAAGGAAACCCAGATCAGCGAGATGACGCGCCGCGCGATCAAGGTGGCGCAGACCCCGCCGGGCGGGCCGGTGCACATCCGCTTCCCGAACGAGATTCTCGCGGCGGCCGATGTGGAGCAGATCATCTACCCGCAAAGCCGCTTCGCGGTCGACACGCGACTGCGGCCGAAGCCGGAGCTGATCGAGGCGGCGGCGCGCGCCCTGATCGAGGCGAAGAAGCCGGTCTTCTGCGCCGGCGGCGACGTGACGCGCGCCGGGGCGAACGCCGAATTCATGGAGCTCGCGGAGTTGCTCGGCGCCTGGGTCACCCAGGGCATGAGCGTCTTCGGCGACGTGCCGTTCTCGCACCCGTTGTTCGCCGGGTTCTACGGGCTCGGCTTCCCGCGCGTCGTCGGCGGACAGGACGTGTTCCTCAACGTCGGCGCGGCCATGCCCGACCCTGCCTTGATTACCGCTCCCGTGCCGCGCACGGCGACCACCATCCAGGCGGGACTGGACCTCGACGCGATTGCGCGCAGTCAGCCGGTGGATATCGCCATTGCGGCGGGGGCGAAGGAAACTCTCGTGGCACTGACGGACGCGGTTCGCGGCATGGCGACGCCGGAGCGCCTGCGCTCCATCGCCGAACCGCGCCTGGCGGCGGCGCGCGAGGCGGCGGCGAAGGACAAGGCGAAGCGCCTGGCCGATGCGCGCGAGCACTGGGATGCGAGCCCGATGTCCTGGGAGCGGGTTTCGGCCGAACTCGACGCCGTGCTGGAACCCGATGCCATCGTGGTCCCGGAACTCGACTACCGGATGCCGTATTTCTGGCTGAATCTCGCGCCGAACGGGCGGCGGGTGATCGGGCAGACCACGGGCTTCGCGCTCGGCTGGGGCGCGGGCGCAGCGATCGGCGTGAAGACCGCGCTGCCGGACCGCGAGGTGGTGTGCCTCGTCGGCGACGGGGCGTTCCTGTTCGGCCAGGTCGAGTCGCTGTGGACGGCGGCGCGCTACGACATCCCGGTGCTGATCGTGATCCTGAACAATCGCAGCTACGACAACGAACGCAACCGCATCGAGGCGCTCTCGCCGCTTTGGCGCAACAAGGACACCCGCTCGCTGTGGCGCGACGTCTCCGGTTTTCTCGGCAGGCCTGACGTGAGTTTCTCGGGGCTCGCGCAGAGCTTCGAAATCGAGGCGGCGACCTGTGCCGCGCCCGGGGAGTTGCGCAAGGCCCTGCAACGCGCGAAGCGGGCGCTCGCCGCAGGCCGGCCGTTCCTGGTCGAGGCGATGATCATGCAGCTCGACCGCAACCTGAAGCGCACCGAGCAGACCTGGTTCCCGCCGATCTCGATCGCGGCGGAACGGACGCGCAAGGTATAG
- a CDS encoding TetR/AcrR family transcriptional regulator, whose amino-acid sequence MLSSNAIESMLPAAASHKVARRQDRTRERLLAESAGLFLTHGFAAVSVEQIVAAAGIARSSFYRFFANREEVLASIIRPVFEHGVTTMREVARRPARQVIAGVLDMYLVQWRTGSPALRLATRMGGAYFRLFEDVHHEFRASLTGLMRRVEPTGLLLNGSGEASARLIARTAVPVLEVYATSPRIDSQFHQTMTGLLVRPEVQS is encoded by the coding sequence ATGCTCAGCAGCAACGCCATCGAGTCGATGCTACCGGCAGCCGCGAGCCACAAGGTGGCGCGCCGCCAGGATCGCACCCGTGAGCGACTGCTCGCGGAGAGCGCCGGCCTGTTTCTCACCCACGGGTTTGCCGCGGTCAGCGTCGAGCAGATCGTCGCCGCCGCCGGCATTGCCCGCAGCAGCTTCTACCGCTTCTTCGCGAACCGCGAGGAAGTGCTGGCCAGCATCATCCGGCCCGTGTTCGAGCACGGCGTGACGACCATGCGCGAGGTCGCCCGCCGGCCGGCCCGGCAGGTCATCGCCGGCGTGCTCGACATGTACCTCGTGCAGTGGCGCACCGGTTCGCCGGCGCTGCGGCTCGCCACGCGCATGGGCGGCGCCTATTTCCGGCTGTTCGAAGACGTGCACCACGAGTTTCGCGCCAGCCTGACGGGGCTGATGCGGCGGGTGGAACCGACCGGACTGCTGCTGAACGGCAGCGGCGAGGCCTCCGCCCGGCTCATTGCCCGGACCGCCGTCCCGGTGCTCGAGGTGTACGCCACGAGCCCCCGCATTGATTCCCAGTTCCACCAGACCATGACCGGTCTGCTAGTCAGACCCGAGGTTCAATCATGA
- a CDS encoding MFS transporter, giving the protein MSDGHAAPAARLGPFLLAGSVSARNAATLLFASFSTIGLVTFLNFANPYLFNVLDIAVERQGALAGVLVSLQEGVQILLGGLVGAASDRIGRRPIFIGGMLWMAAGFAVYPLAGSEAALVALRVFYSVGQTAATVMLSTCIAEYIDERMRGRWMGAVGVCNGLGVVLMATAFARLPLVFSRMGLDDVAALRASFWVFTLYVALLAALLRWGLQAPALTSRTRAGVLRLAAQGLSIARENPRIALGYLSAFASRGDLVIITTFITLWVVQAGVAAGMSIGAATARAGMVFGIAQGVALLWSFAMGVILDRVARLTGVCLAFGLAAFGYLLLGTVDDPLGRGMILAAVVAGLGEASAVVSAGVLIGQEAPPAVRGTVIGTFGLAGSVGMICLTFAGGRIFDSVGPGAPFVMMGSVNLLVFVAALVVRRLPVRAAASGAGNA; this is encoded by the coding sequence ATGAGCGACGGTCACGCGGCGCCAGCCGCGCGCCTCGGCCCGTTTCTGCTGGCCGGGAGCGTGAGTGCCCGCAATGCCGCGACACTGCTGTTCGCGAGCTTCAGCACGATCGGCCTCGTCACCTTCCTGAATTTCGCCAATCCGTACCTCTTCAACGTGCTCGACATCGCCGTGGAGCGGCAGGGAGCGCTGGCCGGGGTGCTCGTGTCGCTCCAGGAAGGCGTGCAGATCCTGCTCGGCGGCCTGGTCGGGGCGGCATCCGACCGGATCGGGCGGCGGCCGATTTTCATCGGCGGGATGTTGTGGATGGCGGCCGGTTTCGCCGTCTATCCACTGGCGGGCTCCGAGGCTGCGCTGGTCGCGTTACGCGTGTTCTATTCGGTCGGCCAGACGGCCGCGACAGTGATGCTGTCGACCTGCATCGCTGAGTACATCGACGAGCGCATGCGTGGCCGCTGGATGGGTGCGGTCGGTGTGTGCAACGGGCTCGGCGTCGTGCTGATGGCCACCGCCTTTGCACGACTGCCGCTCGTGTTCAGCCGGATGGGCCTGGACGACGTCGCAGCCCTGCGCGCCAGTTTCTGGGTGTTCACGCTGTACGTCGCCTTGCTGGCGGCGCTGCTGCGCTGGGGTCTGCAGGCGCCGGCGCTAACGAGCCGCACGCGGGCCGGGGTCCTGCGGCTCGCTGCGCAGGGGCTGTCGATCGCGCGGGAGAACCCGCGCATCGCGCTCGGCTATCTCAGCGCGTTCGCCTCCCGTGGCGACCTGGTCATCATCACGACGTTCATCACGCTCTGGGTCGTGCAGGCAGGGGTGGCGGCGGGCATGAGCATCGGCGCGGCGACGGCGCGCGCCGGGATGGTCTTCGGTATCGCCCAGGGAGTGGCGCTGCTGTGGTCGTTCGCGATGGGCGTCATCCTCGACCGCGTTGCGCGGCTCACCGGCGTGTGCCTGGCGTTTGGCCTGGCCGCGTTCGGCTACCTGCTGCTCGGTACCGTGGATGATCCGCTCGGCCGCGGCATGATTCTCGCGGCCGTGGTGGCCGGCCTCGGCGAAGCGAGTGCCGTCGTCAGTGCCGGCGTGCTGATCGGCCAGGAGGCACCGCCTGCGGTGCGTGGCACGGTCATCGGCACGTTCGGCCTGGCCGGATCCGTCGGCATGATCTGCCTGACGTTCGCTGGCGGCAGAATCTTCGACTCGGTCGGGCCGGGCGCGCCGTTCGTGATGATGGGTAGCGTCAACCTGCTCGTGTTCGTCGCCGCGCTGGTGGTGCGCCGCCTGCCGGTGCGCGCGGCCGCCTCCGGTGCCGGGAACGCGTAA
- a CDS encoding aldehyde dehydrogenase family protein: MGDFRGFYIDGQWTVPPGGREFPVINPATEEAVGAIRLGTEADAERAVAAARRAFPAWSRTSVAERSALLARIVEVYRRRQDDVAEAISTELGAPLAFAKRSQTRLGTGHFTTMLEVMRTYPFTEDRGSMRLQREPVGVCALITPWNWPINQIACKVAPALAAGCTMVLKPSEIAPLSAAVFAEVLHEAGVPSGVFNMVHGDGPVVGQSLAAHPAVDMVSFTGSTRGGVAVAMAAAASVKRVHQELGGKSPNIILDAGVLERAVTAGVRECFGNSGQSCNAPSRMLVPRELHDRAVAIAREVAGALKVGDPRDPATDLGPVISRNQHEKIQRLIRTGMEEGAMLVIGGPGNPPGLERGYYVRPTVFAGVRNDMVIAREEIFGPVLAIIPFDGEEHAIAIANDTPYGLAAYVSGSDVAQLRRVAAAVRAGMVHLNDAPMSLDAPFGGCKQSGNGREWGEFGLDAFLELKVMPGYRS, from the coding sequence ATGGGCGATTTCCGCGGTTTCTACATCGATGGTCAATGGACGGTGCCGCCCGGCGGGCGCGAGTTTCCGGTCATCAATCCGGCGACGGAGGAAGCGGTCGGCGCCATCCGTCTCGGCACCGAGGCCGACGCGGAGCGCGCAGTCGCGGCGGCGCGCCGTGCATTTCCCGCCTGGTCGCGCACCAGCGTGGCCGAGCGCAGCGCGCTGCTCGCACGCATCGTCGAGGTCTACAGGCGGCGCCAGGACGATGTCGCCGAGGCCATCTCCACCGAACTCGGCGCGCCGCTCGCATTCGCGAAGCGCTCGCAGACGCGCCTCGGCACCGGCCATTTCACGACGATGCTGGAGGTCATGCGCACTTACCCGTTCACGGAGGATCGCGGCAGCATGCGCCTGCAGCGCGAGCCGGTCGGCGTGTGTGCGCTCATTACGCCCTGGAACTGGCCGATCAACCAGATTGCCTGCAAGGTCGCACCGGCACTGGCCGCCGGCTGCACGATGGTGCTCAAGCCGAGCGAGATCGCGCCGCTCTCCGCCGCGGTATTTGCCGAGGTGCTGCACGAGGCCGGCGTCCCGTCCGGGGTGTTCAACATGGTTCATGGCGACGGGCCCGTTGTCGGGCAGTCGCTCGCGGCCCACCCTGCAGTGGACATGGTCTCCTTCACCGGTTCCACCCGCGGCGGCGTCGCGGTGGCGATGGCGGCGGCCGCCAGCGTCAAGCGGGTTCACCAGGAACTCGGTGGCAAATCACCGAACATCATCCTCGATGCAGGCGTCCTCGAGCGTGCGGTCACGGCGGGCGTGCGCGAGTGCTTCGGCAACAGCGGCCAGTCGTGCAACGCACCGTCGCGCATGCTGGTGCCGCGTGAGCTGCACGATCGCGCCGTCGCTATCGCGCGCGAGGTCGCCGGTGCACTCAAGGTTGGCGATCCGCGCGATCCCGCGACCGATCTCGGGCCGGTGATCAGCCGCAACCAGCACGAGAAGATCCAGCGGCTGATTCGCACCGGCATGGAGGAGGGCGCCATGCTGGTGATCGGCGGGCCCGGCAATCCGCCCGGTCTCGAGCGCGGCTACTACGTGCGCCCGACGGTATTCGCCGGCGTGCGCAACGACATGGTGATCGCCCGCGAAGAGATATTCGGACCGGTGCTCGCCATCATTCCGTTCGACGGCGAGGAGCATGCGATCGCGATAGCCAACGACACCCCCTACGGCCTGGCGGCTTATGTCTCCGGCAGTGACGTGGCGCAGTTACGGCGGGTCGCGGCTGCCGTCCGTGCGGGCATGGTGCATCTGAACGATGCGCCGATGAGTCTCGACGCGCCTTTCGGCGGCTGCAAGCAATCGGGCAATGGTCGTGAATGGGGTGAGTTCGGGCTGGACGCCTTCCTCGAACTCAAGGTCATGCCGGGTTACAGATCCTGA
- a CDS encoding TVP38/TMEM64 family protein, with amino-acid sequence MNKNRLILAGLMLGTLIAAYWLGLDRFLSLDYLRASLDGIQRLVAANFAATLLGFFALYVALTSLSVPGAALTMTLAAGALFGVLWGSVLVSFASAIGGTIACLISRFLLREFAERRFPFAVERVNRGLREDGAYYLFGLRLVPVFPYFVVNVVMGLTRMPLRTFYWVSQLGMLPAVVVFVNAGTQLAKIQEPRGILAPGVVVSLTLLGIFPIVARKAATAVIAWHRGRA; translated from the coding sequence ATGAACAAGAATCGCCTGATCCTCGCGGGCCTGATGCTCGGCACACTCATCGCCGCGTACTGGCTCGGCCTCGATCGCTTCCTGAGCCTGGACTACCTGCGCGCCTCGCTGGACGGCATACAGCGCCTCGTCGCCGCGAACTTCGCGGCCACCCTGCTCGGGTTCTTCGCGCTGTATGTCGCGCTGACCTCGCTCAGCGTCCCCGGGGCGGCCCTGACGATGACGCTGGCCGCCGGGGCGTTGTTCGGGGTCCTCTGGGGTTCGGTGCTGGTATCGTTCGCCAGCGCGATCGGAGGCACCATCGCCTGCCTCATCTCGCGTTTCCTGCTGCGGGAGTTTGCCGAACGCAGGTTCCCCTTTGCCGTCGAGCGGGTGAACCGCGGCCTGCGCGAGGATGGCGCCTACTACCTGTTCGGACTGCGGCTGGTGCCGGTGTTCCCGTACTTCGTCGTCAACGTGGTGATGGGGCTGACCCGGATGCCGCTGCGCACCTTCTACTGGGTGAGCCAGCTCGGGATGCTGCCTGCAGTCGTGGTCTTCGTGAATGCGGGCACGCAGCTTGCGAAGATCCAGGAACCGCGCGGCATCCTCGCGCCCGGGGTGGTGGTCTCACTCACGCTGCTCGGCATCTTCCCGATCGTCGCCAGGAAGGCCGCAACGGCCGTCATCGCCTGGCACCGGGGCCGCGCGTGA
- a CDS encoding FAD-dependent oxidoreductase, with protein MSAGAGRRPRRFDANLVVIGAGSAGLVSASVAAAARAKVVLIEAGRMGGDCLNTGCVPSKALLRSARIAAQMRRAADFGVVAGPVTVDFAGVMARVASVIERIAPHDSVERYTKLGVECLSGAATLLSPWEVGVGSRVISTRAIVLATGASPALPPLAGRDAADPLTAANLWALRELPRRLLVLGGGPQGCEFAQAFRQLGSEVTLVEMQSQLLAQEDAEVGAALAARFTREGISVLTGWRALAVGQPGELRIGRDGASRVAGFDRILVATGRSPRTTGLGLERVGVGLNPDGTVQVNEFLQTTRPNIYACGDVAGPYQLTHAAAHQAWYCATNALFGALRRSRIDYAVLPRVVFTDPEVARVGLNETQARERGIRCETTRYGFDDLDRAIADGTTEGFIKVLTPPGSDRILGATIVGPHAGELIAEFALAMRHGLGLRKVLGTIHSYPTLAEANRFTALAWQRTRLPATLLGIAGHFHRWRRG; from the coding sequence GTGAGCGCAGGCGCCGGGCGCAGACCGCGACGCTTCGACGCCAACCTGGTCGTGATCGGCGCCGGCTCGGCCGGACTGGTCAGCGCATCGGTCGCCGCCGCGGCCAGGGCGAAGGTCGTGCTGATCGAGGCCGGGCGCATGGGCGGCGACTGCCTGAACACCGGCTGCGTGCCGAGCAAGGCGCTGCTGCGCTCCGCGCGCATCGCGGCGCAGATGCGCCGGGCAGCGGACTTCGGGGTCGTCGCGGGGCCGGTGACCGTCGACTTTGCGGGCGTCATGGCGCGCGTTGCCAGCGTCATCGAGCGGATCGCGCCGCACGACTCGGTGGAGCGCTACACGAAGCTCGGCGTCGAGTGCCTGTCCGGCGCGGCCACACTCCTTTCGCCGTGGGAGGTCGGGGTCGGCTCGCGCGTGATCAGCACCCGCGCGATCGTGCTCGCCACCGGCGCAAGCCCGGCCCTGCCGCCGCTTGCGGGTCGCGATGCAGCGGACCCGCTCACCGCGGCGAATCTCTGGGCACTGCGGGAACTCCCGCGCCGGCTCCTGGTGCTCGGCGGCGGGCCGCAAGGCTGCGAATTCGCGCAGGCATTCCGCCAGCTCGGGAGCGAGGTCACGCTGGTGGAGATGCAATCGCAGCTCCTGGCACAGGAGGATGCGGAGGTTGGCGCGGCACTCGCGGCGCGTTTCACGCGCGAAGGCATCAGCGTGCTCACCGGCTGGCGGGCACTCGCCGTGGGGCAGCCGGGCGAGCTGCGCATCGGGCGCGATGGTGCGTCGCGCGTGGCCGGCTTCGACCGCATCCTGGTGGCAACGGGGCGCTCACCCCGCACCACGGGACTCGGGCTCGAGCGGGTCGGCGTCGGCTTGAATCCGGACGGCACCGTGCAGGTCAACGAATTCCTGCAGACGACCCGCCCGAACATCTATGCCTGCGGCGACGTCGCCGGGCCGTACCAGCTCACCCACGCCGCCGCGCACCAGGCCTGGTACTGCGCCACCAATGCGCTCTTCGGCGCCCTGCGACGCTCGCGCATCGACTACGCGGTGCTGCCGCGGGTGGTATTCACCGACCCGGAGGTTGCCCGGGTGGGCCTGAACGAAACGCAGGCGCGGGAACGTGGTATCCGCTGCGAGACCACCCGCTACGGCTTCGACGACCTCGACCGCGCCATTGCCGACGGCACGACGGAAGGCTTCATCAAGGTGCTGACGCCGCCCGGTTCGGACCGCATTCTCGGTGCCACCATCGTCGGCCCCCATGCAGGCGAACTCATTGCCGAGTTCGCGCTGGCGATGCGCCACGGGCTCGGCCTGCGCAAGGTGCTCGGCACGATTCACAGCTACCCGACACTCGCCGAAGCCAACCGGTTTACCGCCCTCGCCTGGCAGCGCACCCGCCTCCCGGCGACGTTGCTCGGGATCGCGGGCCATTTCCACCGCTGGCGGCGCGGCTGA
- a CDS encoding ABC transporter ATP-binding protein, whose amino-acid sequence MNAAGESVIEIRALARSYPMGDAVVHALHGVDLSIRHGEYVAIMGPSGSGKSSLMNIIGCLDSPDAGDYHLNGRQVSRLKDGELAAIRNREIGFVFQTFNLLQRATALHNVELPLIYAGVGRRERIERATKALEMVGLSDRMHHRPGELSGGQRQRVAIARALVNRPSLLLADEPTGNLDSTTAAEILATFDRLHAAGNTIVLVTHDETVARRAKRIIRLRDGAIEADAKT is encoded by the coding sequence ATGAACGCTGCCGGCGAATCGGTAATCGAGATCCGCGCCCTTGCCCGCAGTTATCCGATGGGCGATGCGGTGGTCCACGCATTGCACGGCGTGGACCTCAGCATCCGCCACGGCGAGTACGTCGCGATCATGGGACCGTCCGGCTCGGGCAAGTCCAGCCTGATGAACATCATCGGCTGTCTCGACTCACCCGATGCGGGCGACTACCACCTCAACGGGCGCCAGGTCTCGCGCCTGAAGGACGGCGAGCTTGCGGCAATCCGCAATCGAGAGATCGGCTTCGTGTTCCAGACCTTCAACCTGCTGCAGCGGGCGACCGCGCTGCATAACGTCGAACTGCCGCTGATCTACGCCGGTGTCGGACGGCGGGAGCGCATCGAGCGCGCGACGAAGGCACTCGAGATGGTCGGGCTCTCCGACCGCATGCACCACCGGCCGGGCGAGCTGTCCGGCGGTCAGCGGCAACGGGTCGCCATCGCGCGGGCCCTGGTCAACCGGCCGAGCCTGCTGCTGGCGGACGAGCCGACCGGCAATCTCGACTCGACGACTGCCGCGGAGATCCTGGCCACTTTCGATCGGCTGCACGCCGCCGGCAATACCATCGTCCTGGTCACCCACGACGAAACAGTGGCGCGGCGCGCCAAACGAATCATCCGGCTCCGCGACGGGGCCATCGAGGCGGACGCAAAAACATGA
- a CDS encoding efflux RND transporter periplasmic adaptor subunit, which translates to MTRYCLRLIPLHIAALAVVGCAEKEAAPPLETAIVEKRDIVVAVEAAGTIEPLLTVEIKSKASGEVLKAEGQTGQVVTAGTLLVQIDKRSPRNLLAQAESELEAAIARRTIAKAQNERARVLFGSRTINEVDYETTQVEYANAKADVVRAQVAVENARITLDDTDVRAPITGTIIEKLVETGQVISSPMKDFGGGTSLMKMADLSTVQVRALVDETDVGKIQPGKPVTVRVAAYPNQPFPGEVHKIEPQAQADQSVTTFAVLIRLPNPQGLLRPGMNADVEIRVAERDGVLAVPNGALRTPREIATAAAAVGLDPAQVREQLGAGATGRREAAAGAGTDYEYGGRYWAFVERGGTPMAVNVTTGITDLEYSEVREGLAAGDAVVLLPSTGLLEAQARGREMMSRFSVMPGTGKQDSRSRQGKADNAAR; encoded by the coding sequence ATGACCAGATACTGCCTGAGGTTGATCCCGCTCCATATCGCTGCACTGGCTGTCGTCGGCTGTGCCGAAAAGGAAGCGGCGCCACCACTGGAGACGGCGATCGTCGAAAAGCGCGACATCGTCGTGGCCGTCGAGGCAGCGGGCACCATCGAACCGCTGCTGACCGTGGAAATCAAATCCAAGGCCTCCGGCGAGGTACTCAAGGCCGAAGGCCAGACGGGCCAGGTCGTGACTGCCGGGACGTTGCTGGTACAGATCGACAAGCGCAGCCCGCGCAATCTGCTCGCCCAGGCCGAGTCGGAACTCGAGGCGGCCATCGCCCGCCGCACCATCGCGAAAGCGCAGAACGAACGCGCCAGGGTGCTGTTCGGCTCACGCACCATCAACGAGGTGGACTACGAGACGACCCAGGTCGAGTATGCGAACGCCAAGGCCGACGTGGTGCGCGCGCAGGTGGCCGTGGAGAACGCGCGCATCACGCTCGACGACACCGACGTACGCGCCCCGATCACCGGCACGATCATCGAGAAACTGGTGGAAACCGGGCAGGTCATTTCTTCGCCGATGAAAGATTTCGGCGGTGGCACGTCTCTGATGAAGATGGCCGATCTCTCCACCGTGCAGGTCCGTGCGCTGGTCGATGAAACCGACGTCGGCAAGATCCAGCCGGGAAAGCCGGTCACGGTGCGGGTGGCGGCCTATCCGAACCAGCCCTTCCCGGGCGAGGTGCACAAAATCGAGCCCCAGGCGCAGGCCGACCAGAGCGTGACCACCTTCGCGGTGCTGATCCGCCTGCCGAATCCCCAGGGCCTGCTGCGCCCGGGCATGAACGCGGACGTGGAGATCCGCGTGGCCGAACGCGACGGCGTGCTGGCCGTCCCGAACGGCGCGCTGCGCACGCCACGCGAAATCGCCACCGCAGCGGCCGCCGTCGGCCTGGACCCGGCGCAGGTACGCGAGCAGCTCGGCGCCGGCGCGACCGGGAGACGTGAGGCGGCGGCCGGCGCGGGGACTGATTATGAGTACGGCGGGCGCTACTGGGCGTTCGTCGAGCGCGGCGGCACGCCGATGGCGGTCAACGTCACCACGGGGATCACCGACCTCGAGTACAGCGAGGTCCGGGAGGGCCTGGCGGCAGGCGACGCGGTCGTCCTGCTGCCCAGCACCGGGCTGCTCGAAGCCCAGGCCCGGGGACGCGAAATGATGAGCCGCTTCAGCGTCATGCCCGGCACCGGCAAGCAGGACAGCCGCTCCCGCCAGGGCAAGGCCGACAATGCTGCTCGGTGA